The DNA sequence ATGACAGCGACCTACGTTGACATATGGGATGCGTGTCTGCACCAAATACGGAACGAGATCTCTCCGCAAAGCTTTGACACTTGGTTCAAACCAATCAAGCCTGTCAGACTGGAGAACATGGTCTTGACCATCGAAGTGCCTAGTCAGTTTTTCTATGAATGGCTGGAGGAGCATTATGTGGACATGTTGAAGCGAGCCATTCGGCAGTCGCTCGGCCCTGAAGGTCGTCTTGAATACTCAATTGTGGTGGATAATAGTCATTCGGCTAATGGTGCTTCTACAGTCAAGATGCCCGCATCTTCTCACCATGTACCACCTACTCCCCCTTCTGCCAAGCACTCGGCCAATCCCAATCTTCAAAAGGACAAACCGATCCCTAATCCATTTGTGATTCCAGGGATCAGGAAGTTTGAGATAGAATCCAACCTAAACGCTAGCTTTACCTTTGACAACTTGATCGAAGGGGATTGCAACCGTTTGGCACGGGCTGCAGGATTTGCCGTGGCCAACAAGCCCGGTACAACTTCCTACAATCCATTGTTTATCTACAGTGGGGTAGGATTGGGGAAAACACACCTCTTGCAGGCAATTGGGAACATGATCAAGCAGAACTATCCGCAAAAGGCCGTTCTGTACGTCTCTTCTGAGCGATTCATCAACCAATTTGTCGAAGCTGTCCGTAAGGGAACAGTCAATGACTTCATGAATTTCTACCAAATGATCGATGCATTGTTGGTGGATGACATTCAGTTCCTTTCTGGTAAAGAGAAGACTCAGGACAACTTCTTCCACGTTTTCAATCACCTTAGACAATCAGGCAAGCAGATTGTATTGGCATCCGACCGTTCACCGAATGATATGGAAGGAGTTGAGGAACGACTGCTTTCCCGGTTCAAATGGGGCCTGAACGCCAATTTGGATGTACCAGCGTATGAGACTCGAAAGGAGATTCTTAGAAGCAAGATGTACCAAAATGGCATTCAACTTCCTGAAGATGTCGTGGAATATATCGCGCATAATGTGACCACCAATATTCGTGAGTTAGAAGGCGCATTGATCTCCTTGTTGGCCCAAAGCTCCCTCAATCGACGTGAGGTTGATATTGATCTGACCAAGTCAATGCTCCAGCGATTCACAGATCAGATTAGTCGCGAGATCACGATTGATGCGATTCAGAAGATCGTTGGAGAGCATTTTTCTATAGATGTCGAGTTGATGAAAGCCAAAACGCGGAAGCGGGACATTGTTCAGGCTCGTCAAATTGCCATGTATTTTTCCAAAGAGCTCACCCGTCATTCCCTTAAATCCATCGGATTGCACTTTGGTGGCAGAGATCACTCAACGGTCATTCATGCGCTTCAGACTGTCAATGACCTAGTTGCTACAGACAAATTCTTCAAGCAGAATGTCGCTGAAATTCGGAAACGGATTTCTATGGAATTGACTTGAGGTGCTGATCATATTACTGAAACATGCGGGGTATTTATCCCGCATGTTTCATTTAACCTCCTAAGATATGCTCGCTAGTCCCCGAATTCTCCTTGCCTTTTCGATCGCTTTGTTGCTCTTCAGCTGTAAGCAATCAAAAGAAGTCTCCTCTGCCGCGGTAGCGGAAACTCTAGAATATCTTTCCTTTCAAAAGACCGGATGCAAAGGCACCTGCCCTGTTTACAAAGTAGAGGTATGGAAGGATGGCACGGCCAGGTATGAAGGAGAACAATACGTGGATCGTGTTGGGCTGTACGACGGCAGATTCAGTCAAGAAAATTTGATGGAATTGATGAACTCCCTGAGTACAGCAGGCTTCTGGGAAATGGATACTCTGTATGATGATCCCATGATCATGGATGTGCCTGCCGCCACACTTTTAGTGAAAACTTCCGGAAAAAGCCACAAAGTGAAAGCTCGTTTTGGAGAGCCTGAAACTGTGCGGAATCTGATGTCTGCCGTGGAAGCCTGGTCAAAAAAGGGTAGGTGGGCCGAGGTGACTGATTGACTGCTTTCGCTTGGGAATTCCTTTTAATTTGTTGTAAACTGCACTTCGTATCTTCCAAAAATCAGAACAAATATGCGATCGGTCCAGAAGTCTCTTTCCTTGCTGATCATCATGGCATTTGCCTGCAGTCTGCTCCTCTCTTCTTGTAGGATTTTCATGGGCGATCCTCGCAAGAATTGCAACCACCCTCAGCATGGTCAGTATATGCTGGAGCAGCACAAGAAAAAAACAGGGTTTTAGTGCTCCAGTAGCTATAAGCCCATCAAAGCCGCTTGGAATCAATCGGCTTTTTTTATATCCCTATTTTTAGACAAGTCTAAAAAACTTTTTCAATGGGCTTGAAAATGATTTCCAGTGTGACTAATTTGCTCATCAATTGTAATTGAGCATTGTATGAAACCGCTTACACAATGGATTTTATCGTGGATATTTCTCTGGATATGCAGCGTCCAATTCCTTGCTGCCCAGACCGCCGATAGGCCCATGGTATTGGCTACGACGTCATTTATTGCAGACTTGGCGCGTGAAGTAGCTGGATCAGAAGCTCATGTAGTGTCTTTGATGCCTATTGGAGGCGATCCCCATGTTTATGATCCTGTGCCTGGAGATGCCAAGAAGATTGCGGAAGCGGATCTGATCTTGAAGAATGGCTTGACCCTAGAGGGTTGGCTGGACGAAATGATCGATAATAGCGGCACGCAAGCTGAAGTCGTGACCCTAACTGAAGGGATCAGTCCGATAAAGAGTGCCGATCACGAAAATGCTTATGATCCACACTGCTGGATGGATGTCCAGTATGCCATGATTTATGTGCAAAATATTTGTGATGCATTGATTCGCCTTGATCCGGACAATCGAGGAACTTATCAGGCTAATGCAGAGACCTATTTAGCCAAACTACAGGCATTAGATACTTGGATTGCCGACACCCTCTCTCTAATTCCTGCCAATCATCGAGTGATAGCGACTTCCCATGATGCGTTCAGATACTTTGGAAATCGCTACGGCATGCGAGTAGTTTCTATTCTTGGAACAAGTACCGATGCCGAACCTCGCATCGAGGACTATCTCAATATGCTCAACCTCATTGAGCGAGACAGCATCCCCGCCATCTTCATTGAGTCTACCATCAACCCCAAAAAGCTTCAACAGATGGCCAAGGATAAGGGCATCAAGGTTGGGGGGAAACTCTTTGCGGATTCCTTGGGAGACGAGGAAAGCGGCGCCGATACGTACCTGAATATGATGCGGCAAAACACGAGGCTCCTTGTAGCCGGCCTGCAAAACAAAATCGGTCTCAAACGGGAAGAGGACTCGCTTTCCTTTCTTTGGGTCATGCTGGCGGCTTTTGTGGCTAGTTTTCTTCTGGTTATGTTTTTTGTCCATCCGAAAGGCAAGGACCCTAAAAGCTGGGAGAACTATCAATTGTCCATTGACAATCTCAATGTGTCCTATGGCAAGAAAGTCGCCTTGAGCAATGTCCATTTGAACATCCAACCGGGACAAGTCTATGGGCTAATTGGAGGAAATGGATCTGGTAAATCTACCATGATGAAATCCATTTTAGGACTTTTGGAACCCGATACCGGCTCGATCCTGCTGAATGGCCAACCCATAGATGAGGTCAGGAAATACATCTCCTACATTCCCCAAAAAGAGGAAATCGACTGGACTTTTCCCGCGACAGTTTTGGATGTAGTCCTGATGGGAAGATACCCACACCGTAGCCTTTTCACTAGGCTCGGAGATCAGGATCGGGCAATTGCACAGGAAGCCATCAAGAAATTGGGAATCTGGGATCTCCGAAATAAGCAAATTGGAGAACTCAGCGGCGGCCAGCAGCAACGTGCTTTTATAGCTCGGGCCTTGGCACAACAAGCAGAGGTATATCTCTTTGATGAACCATTTGTGGGAGTTGACATCACCTCGGAAACCAAAATTATGGAAATCATCCGTGGATTGGCCGAAGACGGGAAAATGGTGATCATCATTCATCATGACCTTGCCAAAATTCAGGAGTATTTCGACCAGCTTATCATGCTCAATCAGCATGTCGTTGCAGCTGGTCCCACTGCATCTGTCTTTCACGATGAAAATCTCCGCAAAACCTATGGCGGAAAACTGACCATTCTTCAAGAAGTAGAACACTATCGCTGATCATCATGGAGCAATTGATCGATATATTTTCCTACGATTTTGCTGTGAGGGCTTTCTGGACATCTGCCATGGTGGGAATCACTTGTGGCGTACTCGGATGCTTCATCTTCCTCAAGAATATGTCCTTGATTGGAGATGCGCTTTCACATGCGATTTTACCCGGGGTAGTGGGAGGCTTCATGGTCTCAGGCGGAGCAAGTCTCGTTGGCTTGTTTACCGGTTCTGTATTGGCGGGATTGATTGCCGCGGTATTGATCACCTGGATACAAAGGAATGTACAGACGCGGGAAGATGCCGCTATTGGAATCGTATTCACCTCTATGTTTGCTATTGGAATCATGGGTATTTCATGGCTCACACGTCAGGAAGGGGTGCATTTGGACATGCGGGATTTTCTTTTCGGGAATGTTTTGGGGATCTCAGATTCCGATATTTGGATGACGCTTTGCATCATGCTCTTCACCTTGGTGGCCATCGGGGTATTCTTTAGATATTTCTTTATCACCACTTTCCATCCAGTGATGTCACAGGCGATGGGTATTTCTGCAGGGACGATGCATTATTTCCTGATGCTACTCATATCCTTGGCGGTGGTGGCTTCCTTACAATCTGTAGGGGTCATATTGGTGGTGGCCATGCTGATCACCCCCGCTTCAACCGCTTTTCTGCTGACGAAACGCCTATCCATCATGCTGGTTATTTCCGCCATTGTCGGGCTAGCATCTACCACCATCGGATTTTTGGTGGCCGTCATATATGAAACCACTCCAGGGCCTGCGATGACAGTTGTAGCATCGCTTTTCTTTCTTTTGGCAGTATTGCTTTCCCCTTCAAAAGGGCTTCTTTGGAGAAGCCTAAGGCGAAAAAGAGCTCAAAATCGTGTCCTCCAAGAAGATATCCTCAAGCACGCAGTGAGTCTAGCCGAGCATGGAAATCTCGAATTGAAGGCACTCAAACAGGCAGTAGGCGCTTCTGAATTAAGTTTCCAGAGAGGCTTGAATGCGTTGAAACGAAAGCAGGAAATCATCAGCAAAAGCGGAAAAATATCCCTCACCAGCAAAGGCACCAAGATCGGATACGATCTTATCCGGGCCCATAGGCTTTGGGAAGCATATCTCGTCAAGGAAGTGGGACTATCCTCAGACCAGATTCATAATCCAGCAGAAGATGTGGAACACATCATCCCTGCTCATCTGGTGGAGAAGGTTGCCCAACATTTGGGACACCCCGAGAGAGACCCTCATGGATCTATTATTCCGCCCGTTCAAGGCACTGTATCGCCCAATATCTTTGACTTGGCAGTTGGCGACCGGGCTTTTGTCTACGGAACACAAGCTCATCCATTGGCTGCCAGCTTACTATGGAATCAGCATATCGAACCCGAAACCCGATTTGAATTATTGAAGAAAGAAAAGGCATTTGCTGAAATTTCCTTCGACGGCAAAAAAATCCAAATCGAAAAGGCAATCGCTGAGAATATTCGTATATACCGCCATCAACGGCATTCCCATACGAATGAAACACACCAAGCTGACGATTGAGCGACTTAAATACGAACCTTCTCTGGTCCTGCTTTCGTGCCAGACAGGAAGCAGGACCTATGGTCTTCACCATGCACAATCTGACCATGACGAAAAGGGCATTTTCCTGTTGCCGAAGCTTCAATTTCTAGGGACGAATTATCAGGAGCAATGCTCGGATAAGCGAAACGATGTAGTCTACTATGAACTAGGACGTTTTGTCGAATTGGGCCTAAAGAGCAATCCCGGGATCATCGAGATGCTTTTCACCCCCAACGAAAGCATCTACGCCCGTAATCCCATTCTTGACCATCTGAATCCACATTGGTTTATCTCCCAAAAATGCAAACAGACTTTCGGAGGATATGCTAAAGCACAGATTCAGAAGGCACAAGGACTCAATAAGAAAATCGTCAATCCATTCCCCAAAGTTCGAAAGACTCCGCTGGAATTTTGTTGGATTCAACAGGATGCCAACACCATACCGCTTACCTCTTGGCTTCAGCAGACAGGGAGGGATCAGGCAAAATGTGGGCTCGTCAATTTGCCGCACATGAAGCATGTATTTGCCCTCTTTTACCCAGAAAATGATCTCCCATCTCCCTTTAAAGGAATCATCCAGAGCGAAAAATCTACGAGTCTTTCGCTCTCATCCATTCCAAAAGGATCGTCGGCAGTGGCGACGCTTTTTTTCAATGAAGATGGCTATCAGACCTACTGCAAGAACCACCGCGAATACTGGAAATGGCGTAAGTTGAGAAATGAGGCTCGCTATCAGGTGGGAGGATCAGAATCACTTGGATATGATACCAAGAACATGATGCACACCTTCAGGCTTCTATTGATGGCCAAGGAAATTGCGGAGCATGGAAGGCCGGAAGTGTTTCGGCAGGACCGGGAATTCCTTTTGGGGATCAGAAATGGCGAATATTCCTATGAGGAATTGAGTCAGATGGCCGAAGAATTGGAATCGGAAACCCATCTCGCATTTGAGCGATCGAATCTTCCCGAGCATCCCAATAAGGAAAAGATCGTTCGAGCGCTTGTCGAAATGCGAAGTGAATTATACCAAATCTCCCTCAATGATTAATCTTTAAAGCTGATGAAGCACCTTTTGATCTTGATTGCCCTCTTGTCAGGCATTGTTCCTATGATAAAGGGGCAGGCTTTTGATGACGAGGTTTTTAGAAAAACTTCTCAAGATGGCCTTTCGCTCACCTATCAAATGGACTATGCCGCCGCCCATGCCAAGTTCATGGAGCTGAAAAGGGCATATCCTGAACATCCGGGACCTTATTTTCTGCTCGCCTTCAATCGCTGGTGGCAGACGTATCTGGATATTCCCATGGAAACTTACTATGGCTATATCGAGGATCAGTTGGAAATGTGTCTTGAGAAGAATAAGGAATTAGAGGATACCAAGCCCCGTGAGTATGTATTCTTCCAATTCATGGGCTATGCATTGAAAGCGCGCGTGGCATCCTACAGACGTGAATGGATGGCGGCCGTCAACTCCGCCCGAAAAGTGGTTGGACCTTTGAAGGAATCGCTCGAATTCGTCGGGGATGAAAATGAATTCTACCTGCCTGCGGGCCTCTATCATTATTATGTGGCCACTTACCATGAGTTTTACCCAGTTGTGAGGCCCTTCCTGTATTTTTTCCCGGATGGAGATAAGGAACTGGGCTTGGAAGAACTCATCAGTGCAGGAGAGCTTCCGGGTATGACCCAATACGAAGCGCTGTTTTACCTGACATACATTTACCTAGATGAAATAAAAGATCTCCCCAAAGGATTAGCTATTACCCAGAAATTGGTGAATGATTTCCCGTCAAACACTTGGTATGCTTGTGATTATGGAAGGGCATTGATGTTAAATGGCAAATTCAATCAAGCAGATGAAGTTCTAGGGGAATTGATTGCACGGTTTGAGCAGCAATCACAATTCGATACCCGTAGGATTGACAGCAAAGAATCTACCTTGACGTCCTTTCTCATGATCAAGATCTACCAATGCAGGGGTCAATTGGAGGTCCTCAGGGGAGGGAGCTTGGATGAAGCGGTCAAGCTATTCAACAAAAGTAGGACCTCAGCCCATTTGGCGGGCGTAGAAAATCATGCCTATCTCGTTGCCGATACATTCTGGGAAGGCGCGGTCATGGACCTTCAAGGTAATAGAAGCGGTGCGATCGAGAAGTATAAGCAAGTTCAGAAAATGGATGACAACGCGCTCTACAAGGAGCTCGCCAAACAGTACACCAAAGCTCCCTACGAATTGGCTCGATAATCATCATTCAGACTCGCAATCGAAGGCCCGAGATGTCCGGAAATGGGGCTTACGGGCCTTCGTTGTTTTTGAGATCGAATAGCCTTCAATCCCGAACCAAAACTCATGGCCGCTTTGACATCTGGTCCACTTGCTTTTACTGTTCCGGTCTTCCAACGAATGAATCACACCAAGAAAAGAACGGGCATGCCACCAAGGACATGCCCGCCACAAAGGAATCGGAAAAATTATCAATGAATCACCAGCTAATGATTGAGGGCCGATGCACCCAGAGCCGGGAGGCATTTCCCAGAACTGGTCATGGCCTTGCGGCTGGAATGAAAAGAACGGGCATGCCCTGAAGCATACCCGTCACAAAGGAATCGGAAAAATTTATTAATGAATCACCAGCAGTTTTTTCGTGGCAAATACCTCATCAGTGGAAACCAGTACGGTGTAAATTCCGCTCTGGAATTGCTGAGTCTGAATCTGGCGGGTCTGCAATCCAGGAGTGATAGCAGAAACCTCATTGTACACTTCCTGACCAGCTGCATTAAAGATGCGGATAGACACATCGGAAGCCTTTTCTAGCTCCAGTTCGATTTGCGCCATTTCACGGGCAGGGTTGGGGTACAGGGAGAACAGATTCTGATTTTGCGGAAGATCGTCAATGGATACCGTGCGTTGTGGCAATGCAAAGGTGTTTCCATCCACATCCGCAACCCAAAGTCCGAATGCTGGCTGGTCTCCTGAGAAGAATCCGGAAGCAAAAACGAACAGGGAGTTTCCGTCGAGTCCAGTCAAATCGGCATCATAGGAAGCGACAATATTGAGACTATCTTCAGCAGGAGACAAATTGACAATCAGCGCAGTAGCTGGGGCGTTTACGTAGTCGGAGAATCCAGTATACGCTACATCATCTACAATTACACCAACTCCGTCGACTGATACGTCTACCGCAGGAGCATCTGGAGATCCGTGGTGAATCAAGAGATCTACGCCTGTATCGGCGGATTCGCGAACGTTATCTACCGCCAACAATGTGAATGGAGTGGTTTGATTGCCAACTACTCCGCTTGCAACAGCGATGTAAGTTTGTCCATTCTCCAATGTTACAGGGAAGTTGACCAAGGTATCGCCAGCGCCAGTAGAGTTGTCCAAAGCAACACCGATGTTCAATTCAACTTCTGCAGGAGCGTCAATGAAGGGAGTTGCGTCCCGGAAGGCGAAATTGTCAAGCAAGAGGCCGCCATTCAAGTAAACATCAACAGTTGGCTCAGGAGAGTTATGTACAACTTGGAGGCGAGCAAGTGCAGTATCAGGGAATTCAACGATGTTTCCATCAGGCAATGCTGCGAACAATCCGAAAGCGGGATCGCCAGGTCCGGGAGTCAGGTATCCAGATGCGAATACCAAAGCAGCTCCACCTTTCAATCCGGTCAATTCGGCCCAGTAGCTGGCAACGATGGTTTCATTGTCCATGCTAGGCGTAATATCCAGTAAGTATGCAGCAGCGGGAACCCCGGTATAGCCTGTTGCTTCTCCATAGGAGAGGTCATCTACCAATTGAGCTACGCCTCTTGCAAATACATCTACTTCAGGTGCATCTGTCGATCCGTGGAATACAGCAAAGTCTACATTGGCCGTATCCATCGCCATTTCCTGAGCATTTTCAATGACAGAGATGGTAAATGGAGTGGCTTGATTTGTGACAATCCCGTGAGCTACAGCGATGTAAGTACCATTGTTGGCAAGTGTCAATCCAAAGTTGGCGATGGTGTCATCTACGGACATGGAGTTGGCAGGAGCTACTCCTACTTCCAATTGAACCCCTGCAGGAACGTCGATGAAAGGAGTCGCTGTACGGAACTCGAAATCGTTGAGCAACAATCCACCATTCACGTAGACGTCAACGGTTGGAGTAGGGGAGTTGTGAACTACTTGGAGACGGGCGAGCGCCGTATCAGGAAGTTCTACCACTGCACCGCCTGGCAAAGCTGCGAACAAACCAAAAGCAGGTTCTCCAGCACCTGGTGTCAAGAAACCAGAAGCGAATACCGTAGCGGCAGAGTCAGCCAGTCCTGAAAGGTCAGCTGCATAAGTAGCAACGATGGTGCTGTTGTCATTGGCTGGCGTGATATCCAGAATGTACAGATCTGGAGCAACTGACAAGTAATCAGTGACATCTCCGAAGGCTGCGCTATCTACCAATGTTCCCACCCCACGAGCAATCACGTCTACAGCAGGTGCATCTGGTGAGCCATGTACCACCAAGAAGTCAACATCTCCAGCAGCTGAAGACGCTTCGCGTACACCGTCTTTGATGGTCAATTGGAATGGAGTAGTAGGATCGCCTACAATTCCATTAGCCATAGCAAAGTATGTTTCGCCAGAAGTCAAGGTTACAGGGAAGTTGACCAAGGTGTCGGCAACCGATGTGCTGGTGCTCAGTGCTACCCCAATATTCAGCTGAACGCCAGCTGGAACGGTTACAAATGGAGATGCCGTACGAAAGGCAAAATCATCCAGAGTCAGAACTCCGTTTACATACACGTCCACTGTAGGACTTGGGGAGTTGTGGATTACTTGCAAGCGAGCGGTTTGGGCGATTGCCGCTTCACATCCCAACAAGCAGATCAATCCTACGATGAGAGGATATAACGCTTTTTTCATAGGAAAAGAATTCATGAAATGATAAGTTTTGTTGAGGGTCGAAAAACGCTGGATATGGGGACTAACTGTACATTCTTCTCTTAGGCGATTTTCTCTTCAGTGGACAATCAATTGATTCGCAGTCTGAATTGAATGAAAATGGAATCGATTTGCACTGGCAGAGAAAAAGAACGGGTGTCACGAATATTGCTTTGCGTTTAACGATTTGCACACATCTCAATATCCGTTTTGGGACACAGTTCGTTTAATCTTTTCGTCTAAAAATTAAACATAATGACTAATCGTTTTTCCAGCCTTTTGGTTTTGGAAAATGATGAACACTATTGCAGCTTCTAGCATTATGAAATGATCAAAATTGAAAAACAATATTGATTTATAGGTAGTTAACTAAATGATTTAAGAATAATTCTGCCAAATGACCTCTTCCCAAAAGACCCAAATTACCCGAATTCAGGCCTTTAGTGCGCAGGAATTCAACCGATTTCGACGATTTCTAAGGTTCTACTTTGTTCGTTCATTCGACTCATTTGATCAACTAACAAGATTCTATAGAGCGATTGATCCAGCGATCAGCCCTGAACTTTTCCAACAAAAAATTCAGAGATTCCTACCCAGTACGAGTATTGATCGTCTCCACCAGCTAAATTCCCGCCTCGGCAAATCAATTTTGGCTTATTGCTCAATGGATAGGCACGAAGATGTCAAATCGCCCATTAACGATAGGGAAATTCCCAACGCTCGCCTTTCCACAAATCCTACCGTTTTGGAGGAAGAGGTGATTTCCCTTGCATGTAAGCTATTGATTCTGGAATTATCGGGCGAAACCCCTTCCGCTCCGATTTCTGGCTGGATACTAGCCTATCCGGTCCCTGATGAATCCAAGGGCCTAGGGGAGTTACTTGATCTGCTGAAAGAATTGAAAAAACGCACATGGGTGTATGCGGACCTCAGATCTTGGCTAGAAAATTCCGCTGAAATCATCCCCAGTCCTTTAAGAGAGAAGCTTTATCTAGCCATTCATCGTCAATTCTCCCTGCAAACGACCGAATTTTCCCTAGATGCGATTGCCCTTTGGCATTGGACCATGAATCAGATTCCCATTGGGGCCCTGCCTCCTTCAGCGTTTTGTCGGTTATTGGATGAATGCCTGCTTCACGGTGCCTTCGTGTGGCATGCCGAATTGGTTGCTCGATTTAGAGAATCCTCATCAGGCGATGCTGGATGGCTCATGCTTCATGATGCACTTTCATTGATTGGCCAGGGAGCGTACTCCGCTGCCATTCGGATTCTGGTTCAAATCTCATCCCCAGACAAGGAATTGAAAATGCGGATCTGGGCCACCAAGCTCTTGATCTGGGTCAGAATAGGGGAGTGGGATCAAATCGCTTTCGGAGTAGCCGCCTTCAATGCCTTTCTCCGAAGAAATCCTGCATTGGTGAGAGGTCGTGCAATATGGCTAAACAAATACCTGAAAGTCCTCAAGAAGATCAGCAAAAAAAATGTGGGACCGAAACCTGCTCCCGCATTGTTTCGGTCCCACGAATGGAGTGTCTTGGAATCCGCACTGTCCGAAAGCTTTCAGACGATGGGGAATTTTCTGATCAAGGCCGTTTTGCCATCAGATCAAGTAGCTCGCGAACCTCTTCCACAGAACGGATCTTGAGTTTCGCCTCGGTCCGATTCAAGCCTACCTTGATGGTATTGGCATGAGGAGGCATCGCCTGGAAAGTGTCCTCGTCGGTGTGGTCATCTCCCACGGCTAACAAGAACTCCCAATCTTGACGATTGAGCCACAAGGAGGCGGCTTTTCCTTTGTTGACTCCGGCATTTCGGACTTCCACTACCTTGTTGCCTTCCAATACCTGGAGATTGTGATTGGCTGTGAGGTAGATCAACTCTTCTCGGATTTCACGAACCCGATTGGCTCCCAATTCATTGTCGATTCGTCGATAATGCCAAGCCAAGGTGTAGTCTTTTTCCTCGATAAACGATCCAGGAGTCCGTTCCACAAGGTTTTCAAGAATCGGGCGGATCATCGGTTTCCAGCTAGCGATCACATCTTGGTTCAGGTTCCATTTTCCTTCTTTCCATAGCCAAACACCATGCTCGGAAACCAGCTCGATGCCGATATCTCCAAACCATTCACCCAATGTGTAGCGATCGCGACCGCTGATGATCACAACGGTGGTATTGGGGTGGCTATTGATCTCTGCCAAAGTATCCCTTAATGCCTGATCCGGTTTCGCTGCACCGGGATCATTATGAAATCCAACGAGTGTTCCATCGTAATCCAGCAAAAGTAGGCGAGAGCCGGCGGCTTGATATTCCTCAAGCATCGTTTCCCTTCTCTGTGGATTGAGGAGCTTGGTTTCCCGATCCTGTTGGTATTTTTTGACTTCCATTTGTTGGTGAATGAAGTTGTTTGCCCAATGCTTCACAGTGTATCGTTTGAGCCGCTTCTGCATC is a window from the Pontibacter sp. G13 genome containing:
- the dnaA gene encoding chromosomal replication initiator protein DnaA; protein product: MTATYVDIWDACLHQIRNEISPQSFDTWFKPIKPVRLENMVLTIEVPSQFFYEWLEEHYVDMLKRAIRQSLGPEGRLEYSIVVDNSHSANGASTVKMPASSHHVPPTPPSAKHSANPNLQKDKPIPNPFVIPGIRKFEIESNLNASFTFDNLIEGDCNRLARAAGFAVANKPGTTSYNPLFIYSGVGLGKTHLLQAIGNMIKQNYPQKAVLYVSSERFINQFVEAVRKGTVNDFMNFYQMIDALLVDDIQFLSGKEKTQDNFFHVFNHLRQSGKQIVLASDRSPNDMEGVEERLLSRFKWGLNANLDVPAYETRKEILRSKMYQNGIQLPEDVVEYIAHNVTTNIRELEGALISLLAQSSLNRREVDIDLTKSMLQRFTDQISREITIDAIQKIVGEHFSIDVELMKAKTRKRDIVQARQIAMYFSKELTRHSLKSIGLHFGGRDHSTVIHALQTVNDLVATDKFFKQNVAEIRKRISMELT
- a CDS encoding DUF6438 domain-containing protein, encoding MLASPRILLAFSIALLLFSCKQSKEVSSAAVAETLEYLSFQKTGCKGTCPVYKVEVWKDGTARYEGEQYVDRVGLYDGRFSQENLMELMNSLSTAGFWEMDTLYDDPMIMDVPAATLLVKTSGKSHKVKARFGEPETVRNLMSAVEAWSKKGRWAEVTD
- a CDS encoding metal ABC transporter solute-binding protein, Zn/Mn family gives rise to the protein MKPLTQWILSWIFLWICSVQFLAAQTADRPMVLATTSFIADLAREVAGSEAHVVSLMPIGGDPHVYDPVPGDAKKIAEADLILKNGLTLEGWLDEMIDNSGTQAEVVTLTEGISPIKSADHENAYDPHCWMDVQYAMIYVQNICDALIRLDPDNRGTYQANAETYLAKLQALDTWIADTLSLIPANHRVIATSHDAFRYFGNRYGMRVVSILGTSTDAEPRIEDYLNMLNLIERDSIPAIFIESTINPKKLQQMAKDKGIKVGGKLFADSLGDEESGADTYLNMMRQNTRLLVAGLQNKIGLKREEDSLSFLWVMLAAFVASFLLVMFFVHPKGKDPKSWENYQLSIDNLNVSYGKKVALSNVHLNIQPGQVYGLIGGNGSGKSTMMKSILGLLEPDTGSILLNGQPIDEVRKYISYIPQKEEIDWTFPATVLDVVLMGRYPHRSLFTRLGDQDRAIAQEAIKKLGIWDLRNKQIGELSGGQQQRAFIARALAQQAEVYLFDEPFVGVDITSETKIMEIIRGLAEDGKMVIIIHHDLAKIQEYFDQLIMLNQHVVAAGPTASVFHDENLRKTYGGKLTILQEVEHYR
- a CDS encoding iron chelate uptake ABC transporter family permease subunit; its protein translation is MEQLIDIFSYDFAVRAFWTSAMVGITCGVLGCFIFLKNMSLIGDALSHAILPGVVGGFMVSGGASLVGLFTGSVLAGLIAAVLITWIQRNVQTREDAAIGIVFTSMFAIGIMGISWLTRQEGVHLDMRDFLFGNVLGISDSDIWMTLCIMLFTLVAIGVFFRYFFITTFHPVMSQAMGISAGTMHYFLMLLISLAVVASLQSVGVILVVAMLITPASTAFLLTKRLSIMLVISAIVGLASTTIGFLVAVIYETTPGPAMTVVASLFFLLAVLLSPSKGLLWRSLRRKRAQNRVLQEDILKHAVSLAEHGNLELKALKQAVGASELSFQRGLNALKRKQEIISKSGKISLTSKGTKIGYDLIRAHRLWEAYLVKEVGLSSDQIHNPAEDVEHIIPAHLVEKVAQHLGHPERDPHGSIIPPVQGTVSPNIFDLAVGDRAFVYGTQAHPLAASLLWNQHIEPETRFELLKKEKAFAEISFDGKKIQIEKAIAENIRIYRHQRHSHTNETHQADD
- a CDS encoding DNA polymerase beta superfamily protein; this translates as MKHTKLTIERLKYEPSLVLLSCQTGSRTYGLHHAQSDHDEKGIFLLPKLQFLGTNYQEQCSDKRNDVVYYELGRFVELGLKSNPGIIEMLFTPNESIYARNPILDHLNPHWFISQKCKQTFGGYAKAQIQKAQGLNKKIVNPFPKVRKTPLEFCWIQQDANTIPLTSWLQQTGRDQAKCGLVNLPHMKHVFALFYPENDLPSPFKGIIQSEKSTSLSLSSIPKGSSAVATLFFNEDGYQTYCKNHREYWKWRKLRNEARYQVGGSESLGYDTKNMMHTFRLLLMAKEIAEHGRPEVFRQDREFLLGIRNGEYSYEELSQMAEELESETHLAFERSNLPEHPNKEKIVRALVEMRSELYQISLND